CATAACGAAGATTCTCAAGCAAAAGTACATCACCCTCTTTCATAGCGGCTGCCTTAGCTTTAGCGTCCTCACCTACCACATCTTCCGCCATAAAGATATCATTGTCTACTTTGAGGAGTGTACGCAGTCTTTTGGCTACAGGTGCCAAAGAATACTTCTCTTCATACTTGCCCGGTTCTGGTCTTTCATAGTGAGAAGCAAGAATGATTTTACAGTCTCTGTCTATACAATAACGGATGGTTGCCAAAGCAGAACGGATACGTCTGTCATCTGTAATATTCCCAAATTCATCTTTAGGGACATTAAAATCACATCTTATAAAAACTCTTTTACCGTCAACCTTCAAATCTTTTAATGTTTTCATCTATTTCCTGTCTTACTTTTTACTGATGTGTACTGCCATGTCTACCAAACGGCGGGAGTATCCCCACTCATTGTCATACCAGGAGAGGACTTTTACCATGTTGTCCCCTATCACCTGGATCGTATCGAGCGGTACGACTGCACTCAACTCTTCCCCTAAAAAATCCTGAGAAACCCTGTACTCTTCGTCCACACCTAAAATACCTTTGTGTGAACCTTCGCTGGCCGTTTTAAAGGCGGCTTGTACCTCTTCGACCGTCACATTTGTGTTGAGTGTCACTGTCAGATCGACCATAGAGACATCCGGTGTCGGCACTCTTATCGCCTGTCCGTTCAACTTGCCTGCAAGATTCGGAAGCACTTTGGAGATGGCTTTGGCTGCACCCGTTGTCGTAGGTACCAGATTTGTTGCCCCAGCACGCCCTTTTCTAGGATCTTTTTTATGCTTGGCATCCAAGATAGGCTGCGAAGAAGTATAGGAGTGAATCGTGGTCATCAATCCTTTTTCTATACCAAATACATCATCCAGCACTTTTGCCACAGGCGCCAGTCCGTTGGTCGTACAGCTGGCATTTGAGATGATCGCTTCTCCTGCGTAATCATCGGCATTGGCACCAAGTACGAAGGTAGCCGTGTCATCTTTTGCCGGTGCGGAAAAAACCACTTTCTTGACACCGTTGTCCAAGTAAGGCTGTACACTCTCCGCTGTCAGGAATGCTCCTGTACACTCCAGGACAAGATCCGCACCGCAAGAGGCGAAATCCAGCTTAGAGAGATCACGTTCAGCAAAGATCTTTGCTTTCGTTCCGCCGATATTCAGATACCCGTCGGCCACAGTGACATCATTACGTGTTCCATGGACAGAGTCATATTTTAGGTTGTATTGGATCATCTCATCAGAGCCCGAAGCATTCACCGCAACAAGTTCAATATCATCTCTATCTGCAATAATACGCGCCACACATCTACCGATTCTTCCCAGTCCGTTAATTGCTACTTTTACAGCCATACTTTACCCTTATGATTATTATGCTAAAATTATGCAATTTTACAGTAAATGAGGTTAGTATTTGGTTAATCATCAAAAGCCTACTATAGCTATCTTTGGAGGGAGTTTTGACCCTCCGCACAAAGGACATCAACTGATCGTTGAAAAAGCTGTAGAGAACTTACAGATCGATCAACTGTTTGTCGTACCTGCCTATCTGAACCCTTTTAAAATATCTACACTGGCCGATGCCTCTACACGGCTTGCATGGTGTCATACGCTATTTGACCCTATAGATCGTGTAAAAGTAGATGATTATGAGATCAAAGAGGGCAAAAGTACGGTAACCTCACAAAGTGTAAAACATTTTAACCAGGCATACGATGTCAAGTATCTGATCATAGGATCTGACAACCTGTCAACATTGACAAAATGGCATGCCTTTGAATGGCTGAATGAAACAGTGACTTGGGTGATAGCAACACGTGACGATCATCATTTGGAAACGGATGAACTTAAGAGCTGGAAGCTTCTTCCTATAGAAGCGCCTGTGAGTTCAACCCAAATAAGAGAAGAGAAAGATTTACAATTTATTGACGAAAAGATCAGAGAATCTGTCAAACATATATTAGAAGGGCAACACCATATGACAATAGACGAAAGAATAGAAAACATCGTAAAAATACTTGATGACAAGAAAGCGGAAGAGATAGAAGTATTTAACCTTGATGATGCGGATTACATCGCAAAACGTGTAGTGATCGCAAACTCACTCAACCCTAAGCACACCCTTGCACTTTTTGACCATCTGAAAACAGAGCTCAAAAAACAGGGGGATGCATTTCTTGCATCAGACTCGAGTGATGAGTGGTCCGTCGCTGATCTGGGAGATATACTGATCCATATCATGATACCCGAATACAGACAACGCTATTCACTTGAAACATTTTTAAATGAACTGGTTGAGAATCAGAAAAAGAAGGATAATGATCCTGCATAAAGATCAATGCACGGGGAGTATTTCCTCGTGCCCTGATCCTGCAAACCATTCCAATAACAAGAACAATCCAATAGTCACCAGCGGTGAAAAGATCAGCCACCCAACATATCTGTCTCTTACAAGATAGAGTATCAATCCACCCCATGAAATCACGGTCAATATCATATGCGCCAGGTATAAAGGCAGGACCTGTCGTGTTACATTTCCCATGACTGCCAATGCAATGATCACGCCAAACGTGAGAAACGCTATCAAAAGTTTTTTGAGATTTTTGTTTCGATAATACTGAAAAAAGAGGATACCAAGCGTAGCAAAGACCGCTAAAACACTAAGTGCTTTCATACGTACTTCTCCCTTTGAAGAGGCCAAAGCCCTTCGATATTTTGCGCTACTTTGTAGATATTATAGCTTATCGACAGTTTCGATCCCCAGTATATCCAATCCTTGTTTGATCGTCTTGGCTGTCAGATCAGCCAAGAGTAAACGGCTCATCTTTGTGGCTTCCTCTATACCCTCTTTGAGTATAGGGTTCTGTTCGTAAAAACGCATGAACAGTGTTGCCAACTCATACAGATAGGTGGTGATCTGGTTAGGTGAGGCATCCACTGCTGCACGGTTCAGTACATCTTCAAAACGAAGCAGCATCGTAGAGAGTCTATGCTCCAACGTATCGCCGATGATAATTTCACCCTCCATTGGGCCGCCATACTTTCTGAAGATGCTTTGGATCCTCGCATAGGCATACTGCATATAGAGCGAAGTGTTACCCTCAAAACTCAGCATCTTGTCCCAGTTAAAAATGTAGTTGGATTCACGGTTGATCGAAAGGTCCGCATACTTGACGGCTCCGATCCCTATGGTCTTCGCCAATGCTTCTAGTTCTTCATCCGAATAGCTCTCTTTGTCATTGATCGTCTCTTTGGCTTTGATAACAGCCTCATCAAGCAGTTCAATGAGTTTGACCGTCCCGCCTTCACGTGTTTTAAATGGTTTTCCGTCTTTACCCATCATCGTACCAAAAGCAATATGCTCAAGCTTCACATTTTCAGGGACAAAACCGGCCTCTTTAGCCACTCTGAAGACGTGTTTGAAGTGTTCACCCTGTCTTGCATCCACCACATAAGCAATACGCTGTGCCCCCAGTGTCTTTGCTCTGTAACGTAGTGCCGCAAGATCGGTAGTGGCATAAAGATACCCTCCATCACCTTTTTGAACGATCACCGGGACTTCCTCACCTTCTAAAAAGACACACTGTGCACCATCACTCTGCGTCAATAACCCTTTGGCATCCAAATCACTGATCACACTATGCAGGTCATCATTGTAAAAACTCTCTGCACGGACATCGTCACGTGTCAGATTGACACCCAGTTTTTCATATACCTCTTCGCAGTGTCCCAAAGAGATATCTATAAATTTCTGCCAAAGCGCCAAACAATGACCGTCCCCACTTTGAATTTTGACCACATACTCTCTGGCTTTATCTGCAAAACCTTCATCTTCATCAAAACGCCCTTTGGCATCCTTATAGAACTGCTCGAGGTCTTTCAAACTTACCGTACCCTCTTCATGTATCTCTTCAAGATAGGCAATAAGCATTCCAAACTGTGTACCCCAGTCTCCGATATGATTTTGACGTATAACCTCATCCCCTAGATAGGTTAAAAGGTTTGCCAGTGTATCACCGATGATCGTCGAACGCAAGTGTCCTACATGCATCTGTTTGGCCATATTCGGACCAGAATAGTCTACCACTACCTTGATGGGTGTTTCACGTTCTTCTACCCCAAGCCTACTATCTTGACGGGCTAACTCACATTGCGAAGCAAGCCAAAAAGGATTCAGCCATAAGTTAATAAATCCCGGTCCTGCTATCTCTGCTTTCGCCACTATGCCTGTTAAATCAAGATTTTCTATCAGTTGTGTTGCGATCTCTCTTGGATTTTTACCCAATGTTTTAGACAATGCCATCGCACCGTTAAACTGAAAATCTCCAAACTCAGGCTTTGTTGCTTCAGTTACACTCATAGGCTCGGCTTCTATACCCGCTTTGGAAAAAGCTTCTTTGATCACGTTATTGATTTGTAATTTTAATTTCATCGGTTTTCCGTCATAGTTAATATGGAATTGTAGTAGAAAATAGCTTCATAGCTATTTGGAGGAGTTTTTCAATACCGAGTCACAAAGTACTCAGTATCGCACTTAAGCGTTTTCGCTTTTTTTCTCTTCTTTTGAAGCTTCAACCTTAGGCTCTTCTTTGGAAGCGATCTCTTTAGGCTCTTCTTCATCATCCTTAATTGCTTTTTTAAAGTCTTTAATACCTTTTCCCATACCTTTAGCAAGATCTGGAATCTTCTTTGCTCCAAAAAGAAGCACAACAATCGCCAATACGATTAGTAATTCTGGCATACTCGGCATACCCATGTCAATCCTTTATATTCGCTACAATGAGCATTAATTTGAATAATTATACTGCAATAAAGTTAATATTACTTTTCACCTAACCATTGTCTTATAAATTTTTTTTCTTCTTCTATACTTTGTTTCAATCTAGCAGCCTTTGCAACGATCACAAAACGTTTTGTCGCTTCTTCTACCGTATCATTGATAATCGTAAAATCATACTCACCGACCGCTTGTATCTCACCTTTTGCATTTTCAATGCGCTTGACTATCACAGACTCATCATCTGTAGATCGTGCCCGGAGTCTTGTCTCCAATGCTTTCAATGTCGGCGGTGTGATAAATGCTGAGGTGGTGATGTCATTCATCTTTGCACGCACAAGTCTATGCCCCTGTACATCGATATCGAATATCACCAGTTTTCCCTCTTCCAAAGCTTCTCTTACAGGCTTGAGTGATGTACCGTAGTAGTTGCCATGCACCTCCGCATACTCAAGAAAGTTTCCCGCTTTGATATCTTCTTCAAAACTCTCTTTGGTGACAAAAAAATAATCTTTACCCTCTTCTTCACCTACTCGGGGAACACGCGTGGTCGTCGATATAGAAAAATAATATTCACCTATTTCATCTGATGCTGCGTTGATAATGGTACTTTTACCTGCACCGCTTGGACCTGAGAGTACTAAAATAGCACCTTGTTGCATTATTGATCATCCTCTAATTTAATTTTGATTTTTGTCTCTTTACCTTTTAAAAGCTTTTTTATCTTTTTAGGCTTCATTTGAGCCAGTGCAGCCATGATCGCTTCTTCAATGCGAAAAAGTTCCTCTTCACTCAATCCTGTCTCTTCTTTCTTCTGCTTTGTTTTAGTGGGTGTCCCGTCTACCTCTTCAGTAACATCATTGCTCAACTCTTCGACTATTTCATCTTCTTCTACGATCTCCAATCCCTCAGCGATCAGCTGCTCTTTGATCACTTTCACTTTGCGTGCTTCATATTCATCATCGCTCAAAGAGAGTGCATCTTCATTCTCTTCCATCTCATCATCCATATGTAACAATGCTTTGATCTTTGCTATTTCATCTCTGTTCAGTACTTCCGGAAGACTCACATCTTCTTCCGGTTCCAACATATCTTCAGACGCTTCATCTTCTTCGGACAAAGGAAAAATATCCTCCAAAACTCCATTCTCTGCCTCTTCATTTTCTAAAGAGAAAGAAACCATTGAAATATCTTCTTCTACTACTACAATATTTTCTTTGGTTTCTTCGAAATCGTTCAGTGGTATACTTTCAATCATGTTGATGATCTGTGAAGGCAGGAATGGTTTCTTGACAGTTGCATCAAAACCTTTCATCGCTTCACCGGCATAAGAGATAAAAACTTTTTTTCTGGCTTCCAATGTTTTAAGTAGAGCTTGAACCTCATCCACATAAGAAGCTTCATCCACAAAAACAATATCATACGAAACTTTATCCACTGCATCTGCACTCACTACTTCATCCAACAGTATGTGTTCATTTCTCGTGCAAAGCGCAAGCAATCTTGAGACGACAGGATTGATGTTAATGAGTAGGATTTTCATAAAAAGCTCTCTTGAATAATTTGATATTATTATAATATAAATCTGGTTAGGGCTTGGTTGTTTAAAAAAGATGTATTAAAGTAAAATAGAGCCTTCTTATTGGTTGTGTTCAGATTTTACGTAATTTGATGGAAGCGTACAATAGGTACGTTGAAAGAAGTGGTACACGCATAAGAATTCGAACCGAATCTAAGATTTTGCCTATTTCCTTGAAACACTCGGTATCTTAGGCGTTTTATACCCTTTTAACTAAAACAAAAAAATTAAATGTCAGTAGATAATAGGCGTTACTTATTGACAATTCCACTGACAGTCTATTTAAATAATTCCCTATTCATTAATAAAATGAAAACCTTATATTATTATATATTTTATAGGGTGTTACAAGTTCCTATGTTTACTTAGCAACGTATACTTTGATTATTAAAATCAGATATATGTATTTACGTAAGGTCATTATAATTATCTGTAATTAAAGAAAAGATAGCTTATCCAGTCCATCCCTACTTCATCGAGTTTCCACGAAGGAAGACTCTTCCTGTAATTTTTCACATAGATCTCGAAAGTCTCATCCATTGAGCGGTTACAGTCTATCTGCTTATCGTACTCATAAGATCTCTGGAGAACGAATCTGTTCAAATTCAGTGCCTCGGACCTATCCATGCTTTTGGAGAACTTTTCATTTACGACATCATCCAGTATGTTATTCTCTCTAATGTAGTCCTCTTCTACATTGATCGTAAAACGCCATCCGGAGGTATCCGTGATATTATGTTCTTTGAGGTCCCTGTCAATACATCTCTCTACAATATTCTCTTTGACCTCTTTGGCAATAAAATAATAGAGGTCATCTGAGCTGTAATAATCCCTACTGGCGTCCATAAGATGATCACGATATTTTTCATATGCAGGGTTACTCAGTGCGGGATGGTTATCATAGCCTATACCCGGCTCCTTATAGTCCTTAAGTAGATAGGCCACTATTCCAAATACGATCATGATGAAGACGAAACCTCCCAGAGCCAGGTTGGCAATTATTTTACCAAATCTTCCTAGGATAGATAATCTGTTCATACTGCACCTTTTTTTATACTATAAAAGTATATCCGAAATCTCATGATATCAGGAAAGGACTATACATAGAAATCAAAACCTTATAATCTAACATATTTTATAAGGTTATTCGGCATAGCGACGTTTGCGGGCCATAGATTTGTGCCCTTCAAAAGAAAACCTTATAAAATGCTCTATATTGGGATGTTTTATAAGGTAAACTATAAAAGAAAACATAGACTCAAAAAATTTAAAAGTTGTTAATTCATATCTATCAGTGATACAAAGTTCTGAATAATTTTATGGAAATATTTTTATTCCTCCACAAACTCTAACGAATGTACAGAATTTTCGTTCGAAGTAAAATCAATATGTACTTGATCACCTAATTTTATTATTGAGATATCTTTATCAATTTTAAAACTTAAATGTTTGAATTTATGTAGTATTTTAGGAAGTTTAACTTCAGTATCAAAAAGAGTTAATGTTGTTGACGACTTTTCTGGCTGCTCAAGATAAAAAGTACTATTTAAATCAGACAACTTATTTTTAAATGTGTCAAGATTTTCATCATTTACAATTACATCAGAACTAGCTTGCAATTCATTACTTTTTAGTCTTTTTTCTCCTTTTTGAATTGCAAGATATATTGTGTTTAATCTATCAAGCAGTTGTGAGGTAAAACTATAGTCTGTAAAACAAATAGATATATTTTGACTTTTTGCGATTTCTCTAGCAAAAAATATATATTTCAATTCATTAAAAACTTCTTTAATAAAGACTTCATTTGACATATCCTTAGGATCAATATCAACTATCTTTATTCCATCTTTTTCAAAAGTTCCATGTAATTTCCAGCCCTCTGATGCATTGAAGAAAAATTTATATACATTGTCAAAATACGGTAGATGATTTATTTCTACTCCATTCCATCGACTAAAATCAACATTGAATGTAAATTCAATATTTCTTTTTCTAGAATGAAAGTTAACATATGTTGAAATATTTACGATTCCATCAAATATTTTACCTTCCATAGATAATGATTTTGTGCCACTGTAAACTTGAAGTTCAATATCATTTATTGGGAAAAAATCTCCCAATTCATTTTGTTGCCAAAGTTTCAGTAACGATTTTTGTGGTGTAGGTTCAATTGATATTTCTTGACTGCTATATTCTTGATTTGATAATAATTCATCAAAAATTTTTGAACCTTTTATATTTATTTCCTCAATCGTAGATTTAAATGGCTTACCATGATGAAAAAGATCTTCCCAGTTTTTTTGAAACTCTATTGGATCAGAAGGTTTTATCGTAGGTGTCAACTTAACACCTTCTTTATTTTTAGAAGAAAATATAAAATTTGTAACATTATCTTTATATGATATATCTACTTTTAGCCTTTGATCTAAATTCATAAGGTGATTTGCTGTTGCAGATGAAACATTATGTACCATATCAGGAATAAATTTATTAGCATGACCAGTTAACGCAGTAGTTAGTGTATCAAGTGATTTATTATCATTTTTTTGATGAATTAATTCTTTTATATCTTGAGATTCCTTTTTTACTGTATCTTGAGTTGTTTTAGATTCATC
The sequence above is drawn from the Sulfurovum sp. TSL1 genome and encodes:
- the gap gene encoding type I glyceraldehyde-3-phosphate dehydrogenase, with the translated sequence MAVKVAINGLGRIGRCVARIIADRDDIELVAVNASGSDEMIQYNLKYDSVHGTRNDVTVADGYLNIGGTKAKIFAERDLSKLDFASCGADLVLECTGAFLTAESVQPYLDNGVKKVVFSAPAKDDTATFVLGANADDYAGEAIISNASCTTNGLAPVAKVLDDVFGIEKGLMTTIHSYTSSQPILDAKHKKDPRKGRAGATNLVPTTTGAAKAISKVLPNLAGKLNGQAIRVPTPDVSMVDLTVTLNTNVTVEEVQAAFKTASEGSHKGILGVDEEYRVSQDFLGEELSAVVPLDTIQVIGDNMVKVLSWYDNEWGYSRRLVDMAVHISKK
- the nadD gene encoding nicotinate (nicotinamide) nucleotide adenylyltransferase, with protein sequence MVNHQKPTIAIFGGSFDPPHKGHQLIVEKAVENLQIDQLFVVPAYLNPFKISTLADASTRLAWCHTLFDPIDRVKVDDYEIKEGKSTVTSQSVKHFNQAYDVKYLIIGSDNLSTLTKWHAFEWLNETVTWVIATRDDHHLETDELKSWKLLPIEAPVSSTQIREEKDLQFIDEKIRESVKHILEGQHHMTIDERIENIVKILDDKKAEEIEVFNLDDADYIAKRVVIANSLNPKHTLALFDHLKTELKKQGDAFLASDSSDEWSVADLGDILIHIMIPEYRQRYSLETFLNELVENQKKKDNDPA
- the argS gene encoding arginine--tRNA ligase; this translates as MKLKLQINNVIKEAFSKAGIEAEPMSVTEATKPEFGDFQFNGAMALSKTLGKNPREIATQLIENLDLTGIVAKAEIAGPGFINLWLNPFWLASQCELARQDSRLGVEERETPIKVVVDYSGPNMAKQMHVGHLRSTIIGDTLANLLTYLGDEVIRQNHIGDWGTQFGMLIAYLEEIHEEGTVSLKDLEQFYKDAKGRFDEDEGFADKAREYVVKIQSGDGHCLALWQKFIDISLGHCEEVYEKLGVNLTRDDVRAESFYNDDLHSVISDLDAKGLLTQSDGAQCVFLEGEEVPVIVQKGDGGYLYATTDLAALRYRAKTLGAQRIAYVVDARQGEHFKHVFRVAKEAGFVPENVKLEHIAFGTMMGKDGKPFKTREGGTVKLIELLDEAVIKAKETINDKESYSDEELEALAKTIGIGAVKYADLSINRESNYIFNWDKMLSFEGNTSLYMQYAYARIQSIFRKYGGPMEGEIIIGDTLEHRLSTMLLRFEDVLNRAAVDASPNQITTYLYELATLFMRFYEQNPILKEGIEEATKMSRLLLADLTAKTIKQGLDILGIETVDKL
- the gmk gene encoding guanylate kinase produces the protein MQQGAILVLSGPSGAGKSTIINAASDEIGEYYFSISTTTRVPRVGEEEGKDYFFVTKESFEEDIKAGNFLEYAEVHGNYYGTSLKPVREALEEGKLVIFDIDVQGHRLVRAKMNDITTSAFITPPTLKALETRLRARSTDDESVIVKRIENAKGEIQAVGEYDFTIINDTVEEATKRFVIVAKAARLKQSIEEEKKFIRQWLGEK
- a CDS encoding twin-arginine translocase TatA/TatE family subunit; protein product: MGMPSMPELLIVLAIVVLLFGAKKIPDLAKGMGKGIKDFKKAIKDDEEEPKEIASKEEPKVEASKEEKKSENA